The DNA region AGCCGCCGGCGTGTCGGATCAGCCAGCGCCTTTCCCACCCTGCCCAACGCCTCCGCATCTACTACCACCCTGGGCGCCGCGGTCATCTCGTCATCCATAGCCCAGATGATACAGAAGCTGCTGAATTCAGTCAGCGCTGTCCACAGAACTGTGCCCCAACCCCGGAGTGCGGCCCCGAGTCCAGGCCAATCCTGACCGAATGTCCCAGAACAACGCGGCCCCAGCAGGACAATCACCGCGGCGTGGTGCTCACCTGCTACCTCACCTCCGCTTGACGGTCGATTGGCGCGTCTCACCCTCCTGCGAGGAACGCGAGCCCGTTGAGGACGCGGCCGTGGTCGGTGGCCTCACGGCAAGCAAGATACGCACTGCCAACGGCCACTGATGGCGGGCCTTGCCCGCCCGGATGGCCTCTGCGCATACCCGCTCGAGCACGGTTGGGCCGAACGTCGGCGACTCTATGTGCCCACGGGTGTCACCGAGCGGATGTTCGAAACGGGCGATCCGCGTGCTCGCTAACATCGTGTTGCGACGATGAAAGCTGGTGCGTCTGAGGAGAGGCTCGGCGGCTGCGTCAGCCAGCCCGCAGCTGAGCGACGGGGCTGAACGATGGCGCTGGAATGGCTGTTGTCGGCGGTGGTCATCGCGATCGCCACACCACTGTTCGGGCACTTTGAAACCGTTCGACCTACCTGGGTGCGGATCTTGCGCTGGTTGGCCTACCTGGGCGTCACGGGTCTCCTCGGGGCCACGGTCGGGCGCCCCTGGACGCTGGTCTGGGTGATCGGGCTGCCAACCGTAGGTGGGGTCTTCCATCTCGCCTGGTGTCTGCGGCATGGCATCAACCCGATAACCGCTGAACCCCGCGACCGTTACGAACAGCTTCGTGCACGCTCAGGACAGCTGGGGGTCAGACAATGACAGGTTCTTGCCACAGTCCGCGTCTGAGAAGGTCTGCGAAGTGAACTGGCTTGAGCGGCGTAGCCAAAGGGAACTTGGCAGGGAAGCTGCTGAACGGGTAAGCGCAGGATGCTATGGAGCGATTGTGGCCGCGTCGACGCTGGCGGGCACGGCCGAGTTGCCGACCGGCAAGTTGACGTTGCTGGTCGTTGCCACCAACTTGGTCTACTTCGGGACCCACGTCCTGGCCTACTCGATCGGCGACCCCGACCTGGAGCGCCAGCACCTCCATCGGATCGCTGCCCGCCACGCGCGCGTTGCCGCACCGATGATCAGCGCAGCGTTCCTCCCGCTCATCGTGGCCTTGGTGCTCGAAGCTCTTGGCGTTCAGCACGACCAAGCAACGAATATTGGCGTCTTCACCGCCGCAGGGCTGCTGGTCGTCGTCGCGCTTCCCGGCGCCTATCTGCACGGGCTGCGCGGATGGAGACTGGTGTTGATCACGCTGCTGATCGTCGCAATGACAGCATTGCTCGTTGTCGCGAAGGTGTGGCTGACGCATTGACCCGCGCCCCCTTACCCTCACCAACGGGGACGCGTTCAACGCCTAGAACCCTGCCGAACGAGAGAATCTCGCATATCGCACGGCCTGATGCCAGTCTCGACACCTGTTCCAGGGAAGCAGCATCCTCACGATTCGTCGTCAGCGCTTCCGCCGCTCGTAGGCCCACAGGCACGGTCCGAGCACGGCGAGCGTGATCAGGAATGCGCTGACCCCTGGGAGCACGGCGCCCGTGCGCCACACAACAGCAGCGCCCGCGGTGGCGCAGATGAGCGACAACAGCCAAAGCCGCACCTGTTTGGCTACCTCGGCGCGGGTGTTGGCTGGTGGGTTTCGGCGGCGGTCTGGATCGACAGGCACGATCTTGATTCTCTCTTGGGACGATACCGGCAACGATGACGCCGGGTGCTTGGCATTCCCTGCCAGTCGCAGGCACCTCCAGCAACCAATCGTCTAGCCACGATGATATCGAACCTGTACGATTCAGTGCGTCAGCTGAGAGTCGAACGGAATCGTGGATGACACTTGTTGCCCGTGCTGCGGTCTTGGTCAGCTTCCCGGTGTCGGCCGCGATTGTCGGGTCACTCTTTGCCCTGATCAGACGTCCAGGGCCGCGTCTGATCAGCGGCATTCAGCATTTCGCGGCCGGTGTGGTGATGGCGGCGTTAGTTGGGGAAGTGATGCCGGACCTTCGCCGCGAGGGGCAGTTGCCGTGGGCTGTCGGGGGGTTCGTGATCGGTGTCGCGGTCGTCCTGTCACTGGGTGCGTGGGGCCGACGGCTGGAGAGTGGGGAACGGTCAGTAGCGCGAACGGTCGGGTATGTGCTGCCGGTTGGATTACTGGTTGCGGTCGGCATCGATTTGGTTCTGGATGGGTCTGTTGGTCGGCCTGGGGGTCACCCTCGGTTCCAGCGAGGGGCTGATCTTGACGATCGCGTTGACGATCGAGATCTTGTTCTTGTCACTGTCGGTGGTGGGTGAACTCGTCGACGAGGGAGTGCCCAGGTCGCGGGCAGCGATCATCTGCATCGTGCTGGGATTAGCGACCGCTGTCGGCGCGATCGGTGGCGCAGCTCTTCTCGGGGATGCCTCTGCTGCGGTCTTGGCGGGGGTGTTGGCTTTCGGGTCGGCCGCCCTTCTCTACCTGGCTGTCGAGGAACTGCTGGTCGAAGCCCACGAGGAGCGGGAGACGCCGGTCCTTGGTGCAATGTTTTTCATCGGGTTCCTCCTGATCTACGTTCTCGGAGAGGTCGCCGCCTGACGGGGGTCTGTGTTCCGCTGGGTGTTGTCGGACTGTCAGTGATCGAGCCAGATTCAGGCCGAGTCATGCAGGCAGCGACAATCACGGGTGCGCGTCCACTCGTGTCTGCCGCCGTGACGCAGGTCTCGTGACCTGGCCACGACAAGGAACTCCGACGTGACCGCTGCGGCTAGACACCGGCGTAGGAGTGGAGCCCGGAGACGAGGAGGTTGATGCCGACGAAGTTGAACCAGAAGGACGCCACCCCGATCAGGGCGATCACTGCGGCTCGGGTGCCGCGCCAGCCGGCGGTGGAGCGGGCGTGCAGGTAGCAGGCATAGACGATCCAGGTGACCAGTGCCCAGGTCTCTTTGGGGTCCCAACCCCAGTAGCGGCCCCAGGCGTACTCGGCCCAGATCGCGCCCGCGGCGACGGTGAAGGTCCACAGCGGGAACGCGAAGGCGTGGAAGCGGTACGCATACAGGTCGAGCTTGCGTGAGTCGGGAATCCGGCCCAGGTATCCGTTGAGCGTGCTCTTCCGCTCGGCACGCTGCCGGATCAGGAACAGGATCGACAGCAGGGCACCGATGTTGAAGGCGGCCCCGGCGATCGCGGCGGCCACGATGTGGATGACGAACCAGACGGAGTGCAGCGCTGGCACCAGCGGCGCAACGGCCACGTAGAAGACGGTCACCGCCAACCCGTTCCCGACTGCGGCCAGCATCGTCACGGGCAAGCCCAGCCAACGGCTACCGGTACGCCAGACCATCACCAGATATGCAGTGACGATCAGCGTCATCGCGGTGATGGTGAACTCGTACATGTTGCCCCAGGGCGGTCGCCCGGCTGCCAGCCCTCGCAGCACTGTTCCGACGAAACTGAGCAGGAGCCCGACCACTGTCAGCGCAACGCCGATCCGGCCCCACAGCTCAACTCTCATCTCACTCATGCGCTGGTCGAGAGCCGCATCGGCGGCCGTTGGCGCCGGTAACGCTGCAGGCAGCTGTACGGCGCCCGAGCCGATGTGGGCGCGTGCCAACTCGCGCTCA from Microlunatus phosphovorus NM-1 includes:
- a CDS encoding ZIP family metal transporter, translated to MGLLVGLGVTLGSSEGLILTIALTIEILFLSLSVVGELVDEGVPRSRAAIICIVLGLATAVGAIGGAALLGDASAAVLAGVLAFGSAALLYLAVEELLVEAHEERETPVLGAMFFIGFLLIYVLGEVAA
- the ccsB gene encoding c-type cytochrome biogenesis protein CcsB, which produces MNLEYASNAALVTSVVVYLLAVTAHAAEWAAARRTPLEETVAERELARAHIGSGAVQLPAALPAPTAADAALDQRMSEMRVELWGRIGVALTVVGLLLSFVGTVLRGLAAGRPPWGNMYEFTITAMTLIVTAYLVMVWRTGSRWLGLPVTMLAAVGNGLAVTVFYVAVAPLVPALHSVWFVIHIVAAAIAGAAFNIGALLSILFLIRQRAERKSTLNGYLGRIPDSRKLDLYAYRFHAFAFPLWTFTVAAGAIWAEYAWGRYWGWDPKETWALVTWIVYACYLHARSTAGWRGTRAAVIALIGVASFWFNFVGINLLVSGLHSYAGV